The Microvirga thermotolerans sequence GAGCGTGTAGAGCCTGCGGGTGAACACGTTGTGCTCGCCGCGCCGGTAGCGGTCCCACAGCTCCACCGCCGCGTCGTGGTCGATCATGCGGGCGATGTCGACGGAGATCGAGTCGAGGGATTCCAGGCTGTTCAGCCGGGAGCGGTCCGGGCGTCCGGCGCGCGCGGGCTCGGCCTGCTCGTCCCGCGAGGCGCGGTTGAGGAGGTCGGACAGCCATCCGCCGCCGCGCATCGCCTCCCTTGCGGGCTCCTCGCGCCGGGGCGCGGGCCGCTCGGCGGCGGGGGGCGCCTGGCGAAGGGGCGCGGCCGGAGCGGGGGCAGGGGGCACGGGCGCCGCTGGGGCCTGGACCTGAGCGGGCGCCGGCGCCGGCTTGGCCTCCGGCTGCCGGGCGACGGTGGGGGCGGGCGCCGGGCGCTGCTCGACCACCGCCGCCATGGCGGCGACCGAGGCCTCGCCGGCCCGGCGCGCCTGCGCCGCCGGGACCGCGTCGACCACCCGGCTCGACCGGGAGACCAGGGCGGAGAGCTCGTTCAGGGCCTTAATCTGGTCGGCCACGACCCGGCGCATCTGCGCGGTGGTCTCCTGGGTCTCCTGGGGCAGCTCGACGACGCCGCGGCGGAGCTCCGCGCGGGTGGCCTCCAGCTCCCGCTGGATCTGGCCCGTCATGCCGCGCAGCTCGCCCATGGTGTCGCGGAACTTCGCGGTCGCGGCGTTGAGGGCTTCCGCCATCTCGGCGGCGGCCTGCTCGTAGGCGGTGCGCAGGGCTGCCGCCGTGCGCTCGCCTTCGGCACCGCTGGAGGTGCGGATGCGCTCGAACTGCTCGCCGATGACCTGGGTGGTCGCCTGGGCCGTCTCGGCCAGGATCGCGCCGACCTGCCGGGCCTTCGCCTCGGCGTTCTGGAGGGAGCCCTCCACCAGGGAGGAGAAGGAGCGGGTGACGGACTCGAGCTCCTCCGAGCGGGCGTTGATGCGCGACAGGAGGTCGGCGAGCGCGGCCTCGCGGCCGGCGAGGGCGGAATTGACCCGCGTTTCCGCCTGCTCGAGGGAGGCGGCCGCCTCGTTGAGAGCCTGGATCTGCGCACGGACGCCGTCGGTGAGGGCGCGGCCGCGCTGCTCCAGGGCATAGGCCAGGTCGGTGGCCTGCTGAATCGCGCCCGACGAGACGGAGCGCAGGGCCTCGACCTGGTCGGCCACCTGATCGGATGCGCGACCCGTCTGGGCGGCGATCTCGGAGAGGAGGCTCTCGATCTGCTGGACGCGGCTGGAGAGGCCGTCCTCGATGGCGCCCAGGTTGCCGCTGGCGCTCGCCGCCACCTGCTGGAGCAGGCGGTTGGCATCCTGAAGGCGCCCGAGGACGTCCGTCAGCTCGCCGCGCAGGCGCTCGTTGGTCTCCACGAGGGTCGAGACGCTGCGCTCCGTGCCCTGCTCGATGGCGGTCCGCAGGGCCTCGGTGGACTGGGCGTAGGACGCGGTCAGCTCCATCGTGCGCTCCTGGAGGGAGGCGAGCATGGCGCTGCTGCGCTCCTGCAGGCTGTCGACGACCGCGTTGCTGCGCTCCTCCAGGTCGCGCAGGGCCGTGCGGCTGACGGTCGCGATCTCGTTGCTGATCGCGCCGCCGCGCTCGCTGAGGTTCTCCACGAGCGATGTGCCCTGCGTGTCGAAGATCTCGCGGATCTCGCCGATGCGGTTGCCGAGCGTGCCGAGAACGGCCTGGCTCCTGTCCTCGATGGCCTCCGCGACGCCGGAGAGGCGGTTGACCACCCGGTCCTCGAAGGCGGAGACGCGCTGGTCGAGGGTCGAGGCGATCTCCTCGGCGCGGGTGCCGAGGGTCTCGTTGATCCGCGCGGCGCGGTTGCCCAGCGTCTCGCCGATCTGGTCGGCCCTGCCGGCGAGGGTCTCGGCGATGGCATTGCTCTTCGCAGCGAGGGCCTGGCCGATCTCGTCCATGCGCGCCTGCAGGGAGTTCGCCACGTCGCGGCCGCCCTCGGCCATGACCCGGGCCATCTCTCCGGTGCGGACGACGAGGGCCTCGTTGAGGGCGGAGGCGCGGGCGCCGAGGGCCTGGTCCACCCGCTCGACGATGGTGTCGAAGCTGGTCGCGATCTCGGAAACCCGGCGGGAGGCGTGCTCCTCGAAGGCGGTGAGGCGGGTCTCGATCGTCCCCGTGGCCTCGCGGGTGCGCTCGGAGAAGGTTTCGGCGAGGGCGCGGCCCTGGACGGTGATGAGGCGGTCCATCTCCTCGAAGCGGCCGCTGATCGTCTCGGTCAGGCTGCCCACGTCGCGGGAGATGCGCTCGGCCACGTCGCCGCCGCGGTTCATCACGTCCTCGAAGGCGGCCAGGCGGGTGCCGAGGGTCTCCTCCATCTGGCGGCTGCGGGTCTCGACGGTCTGGGTGAGGTTCTCGGCCGTGCGGTTGAGGGCCTCGTTGACGCGCGCGCCCTGGGTGGCGATGGCGAGGACGATGTCCTTGCCCGTGCCGGCGAGGCGGGTCTGCGCCTCCTCCGCATGGCGGCCGAGAATCTCGGAGAACTGCTGGCCCCGGGTTTCGAACTCGGACTGGAAGGCATCCACCTTCGCGCCCATGAGGGCCGCGATGCGCTCGCCCGTCGCCGAGAGGGTGTTCTCCAAGGCCTCGCCCCGGACCGTGACCGTATCGCTGACGCGTTGGCTGGCGGTCTCGAGGCGGGCGGCGAGGTCTTCCACCCGGGTGCCGATGGCCTCGTCGGCGAGGCGCACCGCGCCTTCGAGCTGCTCGCGCACCTCGCTGCCGCGCAGGGAGATTTCGCGGGTGACGTCGGCCGCGGTCGTCGCGAGCCGTTCCCGGAACTCGTTGCCGCGGACCACGATCTCCTCCACGACCTCGCTGCCCGTGGAGGCGAGCTGCTCGCGCAGGGTGCGGCCCCGGCCGGACATCTCCTCCAGGAAGGCGGAGGTGGTGCTGGCGAGCTCGGTGCGCAGGGCGGCGCTGCTGCCGGTCAATCCCTCGACGATGGAGCTGCCGGTCGCGGCAAGCTGCTCGCGGACCGCGTTGCCGCGCAGGACGATCTCCTCGCCCACGGCGGTGCCCGCTGCGGCGATCTGGTCGCGCATCTCGGCCGTGCGGGCGCTGATGTCGTCCGCGATGACGCCGCCGGTGGCGGCGAGCTTCTCGGTGATCTCGGCGCCGCGCTGCGCGAAGCTGTCCTCCAGGCTGCGGGCGGTCTGCTCGAAGGCCTCGCGCACGTCGTTGCCCTGCTGGGCGAGGGCCTCGATGACGCCGCGGCCGGTCTCCGCGAGGGTGCGCGTCACCTGGCTCGCGCCGTCCTGCAGGTGGCGGGTGAGCACGTCTCCGGTGCGCTCGAACGCCCCGGTGATGTCCTGCGCCTTGCTTTCGAGAGCGGTCGTGATGCGGGTGCCGACCTCGGCGATGCCCGACTTGATGTCCTCGCTCGTGCCGGACAGGCGATCCACCAGCTCGACGCCGCGGTTCGCCATTTCCTCGACCACGCGCTCCCCGGCGCGACCGAGGGCCTGGGTGATCTGCTCGCCCCGCTCCTGGAGGGAATGGGTGACGCGGTCGCCCGCCCCGTGCACGGACGAGACGACCCGTTCGGCCGCCGCCTCGAGTTCCTGGGTCAGGCTCTGCTGCGAGCCGGTGATGGCGCTGCGGACCCGCTCCGCATTGGAGACGATCGCCTCACGCTGCGTCACCAGCTCGTCGATGAGCGAGCGGATGCGGATCTCGTTGTCGGAATAGGCGCGCTCCAGGGTGGAGATTTCGCTGCGCACGAGGGTTTCGAGCTCGCCGGCGCGGGCGAGCGCGCGCTCGACGCCGTCGCCGACCGCGGCCACCTCGCGGCGGACCGCCTGGGACACGGAGAGCACCGCATCGGTCGAGAAGCTCTCGGGCTGGGCGAGGCGCACGGCGACCTCGCCGACCGCGCGCGCGACCTGCTTCATCTCCTGCGAGCGGACGGTGAGCATGGCCGCGATGAAGAAGAGGAGGATGGGCGCGGCCAGAACCGCGCCGGCGACGGAGAGCTGCGGCACGGTGTAGGCGGCCAGCAGCTGCTCGGGCGTGGCGATGCCCTGCGAGTAGAGCAGGAAGGCGGCGCCGCCGAGCCACAGGAGAGAGGCCAGGAAGGCGAAGGCATAGGGGCGTCCGGAGGGGCGGACCTGGAGGGCCTGGAGCATGACGCCGACATTCTGCCGGTCGTCGTTGGCGACGGCGCTGCGGTCGGGGGCGACGAAGCCGGAGCGGGGCGCTTCCTCCAGTTTAGGATCGCGGATGTCCGCCGTATCCGTGGAGATCTCGGTGTCGAGGCTCGCGAACGGGCCCTTCGTGAAGTCGTGATCGTCGATATCGGGCAGGCGCGGCTCTTCAGGGGTTGCCTGCGACCGTTCGGGAGACGTCGGCAGCGCGTCGTCCAGGTTCAATGCCTGCTCGACGGCGGACAAGGCCGCTTCGGCCGGATCTTTCATCTTCTTCTTCTCGGTCGCCATGATCGCCCTCGTGACGCAACAGACGGTGGTCGAAGCTGCCGGCAGCGCAGATGATAACGTCCGTGCAAGCGCTTCGCCCGAGCCGTAAAACCCTTTCGAGTCTTACGTTCGGTAACCTGCCATTTACCAAGTAAGTCTAGCTGCCGGGCCGATGGATGGAAACCCGACGTCCCCCGCCTCTTGCGAACGTCGTTAACGGCTCAGTAACCAGCTGTGCCGGGCAAATTGCGGCAGGATAACGGCGGGACGCTTCCGACAGCGGCTCGTTTTTCCCTTTCCGCTCCATTAAATATGCGCCGTCAGTCAGAGGTCCGCAATGGTGAAGATCACGTTCATCGACCCCGAGGGCACGGCCCGGACGGTCGAGGCCGAGGAGGGGTCGACGGTGATGGAGGCCGCCGTCCGCAACGGCATTCCCGGCATCGAGGCCGAGTGCGGCGGCGCCTGCTCCTGTGCCACCTGCCACGTCTACGTGGACGAGGAGTGGGAGGCGGCGACGGGCTCGCCGCAGCCGATGGAGGAGGACATGCTGGACTTCGCCTACGACGTGCGCCCGAACTCGCGCCTGTCCTGCCAGATCCGCGTCAGGCCCGAGCTCGACGGGCTCGTGGTCCGCACGCCGATCCGTCAGGGCTGACCTGCCCTGCGACGGCCGCGCCACCTTTCGGTTGGGCTTTCCGGCCAAGCTGCGCTAAATCCTCTCGCCAGCCGCGCCGCCCGGGATCGAGCGGCGGCGCGCGAGAGGGAGCCTCCATGTTCAAGACGATCCTCGTCCCCGTCGACCTCGCCGAAGTCGAAGCCGCCAGGCCTGCCATCGACCGGGCCGTGGAGCTGGCCCAGGCGTCGGACGGCACCATCCGCCTCATCTACGTGCGCTCCGTGGTGCCGGTGACCTACATGGAGTTCGTGCCGCCGACATTCGACGAGGAGCAGCAGAGCGACGCGGAGCGCAAGCTCGCCGATGTTGCGGCGACCGTGAACCTGCCCTCCGACCGGGTGTCGGCGGTGGTGCGGCTCGGCTCGACCTACGGCGAGGTGCTGAGCGAGGCGGAGAAGACCGGGACGGACCTCATCGTCGTCGGTTCCCACCGGCCGAGCATGGCCACCTACCTCCTCGGCTCCAACGCCTCCACCATCGTGCGCCACGCCAGGTGCTCGGTACTGGTGGTGCGCGCGTAATCGCGCCCGCCATTCCGATACGGCTCTGTCATTCCGGGGCGAGCGGAGCGAGAACCCGGAATCCATAACGGCCGTCGGAGCCGGACAGGGCGCGGCGGCTCATGTTTTTCCGTTCGGCAACGCCGGCGCAATGGCTTCCGGGCTCGCCTGCGGCGTCCCGGAATGACAGCGGGGCGTGCACGCATCGACGCCGCAAGCGCTACGGCGGGCGTCACGACCCTTGCGGCATCAGTTCCTCGGGCGGCGCGTCCGGGCTGAAGGGGCGGGGCCGGTTGAGCCTCACCAGGGGCTCGAGCTGCCAGATGCCGACGAGCGCGAAGAGTCCTCCGAGGAGAGCGATGCCGGTCGCGTTCATCTGCAGCGCGCGCCAGACGAGATAGGCCATCGCCAGGAGCGAGGCCAGGGTCAGCGCGGCGGTGGCGACCCAGACGGGCCGGCTCTTGCCGGCCACGAACCGCGCCTGCGGGTTCGCCCCGGCGATTGCGGAGAACAGGCCCCGGGCGAAGCGCCGGTACTCCTCCGGCTGGCTCCGCGCCTCGACGAGGCTCCGCCACGTCAGGGAGGAGAAGGCGAAGGTCCTGCCGTCCTGCATGCGAATGCGGGTGCGGTACACCTTCTGCCCGAAGCGTCCCGGTTCGTAGGTCATGCGCACCGTCTCGACCGCTCCGAGGCTCACCTCGTGCACCTTGCGGCCGGAATCGACGGTCAGCCTTTCGCCCTTGAGGGTGAAGGAGATCGGTCCGCCCACGGGGCGGGGGCTGTGTTCGTAGCGAAGCGTCATGCGGAACAAAGGGTCATTCGGAGCAAGGACACGGGCGTCAGCGCACCAGCTCCCGCATCGCCTGGTCGATGCCCTCGAGGGTGAGGGGGAACATGCGGTCGGAGAAGATCTGGCGCAGGAGCGCGATGGACTGCGTGTAGCCCCATTGGGGCCGCGGCACGGGGTTGAGCCAGACCGCGCGGGGGAAGTGGTTCAGGATCCGCTCCAGCCACACCTGGCCGGGCTCCTCGTTCCAGTGCTCGACCGAGCCGCCGGGCATCTTGATCTCGTAGGGGCTCATGGAGGCGTCGCCCACGAAGACCGCGCGGTAGTCGGCGGGATAGGTGCGGATGACGTCGAGGGTCGGGATCCGCTCCTCGAAGCGGCGGCGGTTCTCCTTCCAGAGATATTCGTACACGCAGTTGTGGAAGTAGAAGTGCTCGAAGTGCTTGAACTCGAGCCGCGCGGCCGAGAACAGCTCCTCCGCCGCCTCCACGTGCCAGTCCATGGAGCCGCCGACGTCGAGGAACAGGAGCACCTTCACCGCGTTCCGGCGCTCGGGGCGGAGGCGCACGTCGAGATAGCCCCTGTGGGCGGTCTCGTGGATCGTCTCGTCGAGGTCGAGCTCCTCCGGCGCGCCGGTGCGGGCGAAGCGGCGCAGCCGCCGCAGGGCGAGGCGCATGTTGCGGACGCCAAGCTCGACGCTGTCGTCGAAATCCTTGAACTCGCGGCGATCCCACACCTTCACCGCGCGGAAGTTCCGGTTCCCCTCCTGGCCGATGCGGACCCCCTCCGGGTTGTATCCGTAGGCGCCGTAGGGAGAGGTGCCGGCGGTGCCGATCCACTTGTTCCCGCCCTGGTGCCGCCCCTGCTGCTCCTTCAGGCGCTGCCGGAGCGTTTCCCAGAGCTTCTCCCAGCCCATCGCCTCGATCTGGCGCTTCTCCTCCTCGGTGAGGTAGCGCTCCGCGAGCCGGCGCAGCCATTCCTCCGGGATCGCCGCCTCCTCCTCCATGGCGCGGCCCAGGGTCTCCAGCCCCTTGAAGACCTGGCCGAAGACCTGGTCGAAGCGGTCGTAGTGGCGCTCGTCCTTCACGAGGCAGGCGCGGGACAGATAGTAGAACTCCTCCACCTTCTTGTCGGCGAGGTCCTCGTCCAGCGCCTCCAGGAAGGACAGGTACTCCCGCAGGGAGACGGGGACCCTGGCGGCGCGCAGCTCTGTGAAGAAGTTCAGGAACATGGCGCCAGTGTCCGGCAACGGCGGGCGAGGTCAAGCGGCAATCGCCGGCCGCGTCACGGTCTCGCCCGGCCCGCGGTCTCGCCCGGGCCGGCCGCTGCCGCCGGTGCGGCCTTCCCCACCGTCCGCCGGGCGCGGAACTCCGTCCTGTCCTGGCCGCGCCTGACGCTGCTTTCCTTGAGAAGGGCGCGGAACTCGTCCCGGCGCTCGTGGATCGAGGCGATCACGAGGCCCATGGGCACGCCGATGTCGCTGAGAACCGCCTCGCTGAGCTGGAGGGAGGCCTCGATGGTCTCCGGCACAGCATCGTCCACGCCGCGCCTGTAGAGCTCCGCCGCGTGCCGCGCGTCCCGCGCCCGGGACACGATGGTGATGTCCGGGCGTTCCCTCCGGGCCGCGCTCACGACGCCCTCGATGGCGCTCGGCGCGTCCAGGGTGATGACGAGGGCCCGGGCCTGCTCGATTCCGCAGGCCCGCAGCAGCTCGGGATAGGACCCGTCCCCGAAATAGACCGGCCGCCCGGCGCGGCGCTCGGCGGCGACGCGGACGGGATCCATGTCGATGGCCACGTAGGGCACCTTGTGCCGTTCCAGCATGTCGCCGACGAGCTGGCCGACGCGTCCGTATCCGGCGACGATGACGCGGCCCGGCTCGGCCGGGGCGGGCATGACCGTCAGCTCGGGGTCGAGCGGGCGCCTCAGCTCCAGCCGCCGGCTGAGGCGGCGGCCGAGGCGCGCGAGGAGCGGGATCGCGACCATGGTGAGCGTGGTGACGACAAGGAGGTTCTGGCCGATCCCGGCCGGAACGAGGCCCGCGCCGACGGCGCTGCCGAGGATCACGAGGCCGAACTCGCCGCTCGGGCCGAGGAGGAGCCCGGTCTCGACGGCGTCCGGCGCGCTCAGGCCGAAGGGCCGGGCGAGGAGGGCGATCAGGAGCGCCTTCACGGCGATGGTCGCCGCCGCGACGGCGAGGATGAGGGCGGGAGCCTCCAGGAGGCGCATGGGATCGAGGCTCATGCCCACGGATACGAAGAAGACGCCGAGCAGCAGGCCCTTGAAGGGCTGGATCGTCACGTCCACCGCCCGCCGGTACTCGGTCTCCGACAGGAGCACCCCGGCCAGGAAAGCGCCGAGCGCCATGGAAAGCCCGCTCGCCGCGGCGACCAGGCTCGTGACCAGGACCACGAGCAGGCAGGCGGCCATGAAGAGTTCCGGACTCTTGGTGGCGGAGACGAGCTGGAAGAACGGACGCAGCACCAGGCGCCCGAGACCGACGATGGCCCCGAGGGCAAGAACCGCCTGCAGGAGCGCCCAGGCGAGGGAAGCGGTCGTGATCTCCGGCTTGTCCGCGTCGAGGACCGCGATGGTGAACAGGATCGGCGCCACGGCGAGGTCCTGGAAGAGCAGGGCGGAGAAGCTCGCCCGCCCGACCGGCGTGTTCAGCCGCTTCTGCTCGGCGATGACGGGAATGACGATGGCGGTGGAGGAGAGGGCGAGCGCCAGGCCGACGAGGATCGCTCCGGCGACGCTGCCGACGAGATGGAACGCCAGGGCGCCGAGGGCGGCGGCGCAGAGGATCGCCTGGAGGGAGCCGAAGCCGAACACCAGGCGCCGCAGGGTACGAAGGCGCTGCCAGGACAGCTCGATCCCGATGGTGAAGAGCAGGAACACCACGCCGAACTCGGCGATGTGGGACGTACCTTCCGGGTTGGTGAAGGTGATCCAGTCGATCCACGGATGGGCGGGCACGAGACGGCCCAGTCCGAACGGGCCGAGCAGCATTCCCGCCGCCAGGTACCCGAGAACCGGGCTGACCCGGAGCCGGTGGAACAGGGGAACGACAATGCCTGCCGTTGCGAGGAAGAGAATGGGTTCCTGGTAGGCTTGCAGGTTGATCGCGGCTGCCATCGTCTCCGTCCGATTCCCCTCAATCATGGGAGGAAGGCAGACGCGCGCGCAAGGGAAAGATGCGCGCATTTCGAAGCAGTTAGCGCAAGACATGGGCAGCCGTGCGCCCTCTCCCGCATCCCCGGCCCCATCGGTTCCGGGTTCCGCCTCGCGGCCCCGGAACGACGGCGGGAAAACGGGAGCGGGATGCGTGTCTCGCTCCCGAGGAAGCCCGGGATCCGGCGGGGCGGGCCGGTCGAACTACCCGAGCGTCGCCAGGGCCTGCGACAGGTCCGCCACCAGGTCGTCCGGATGCTCGATGCCGATGGAGACGCGGATGGTGGCATCGGTGACGCCGAGACGGTCGCGGGTTTCCTTCGGCACGCCGGAATGGGTGGTCGAGGCCGGGTGCGAGATGAGCGATTCCGTGCCGCCCAGGCTCACCGCCAGCTTGAAGACCTGCAGGGCGTTGAGCACCTTGAAGGCCTCCGCCTCGCCGCCCTTCACGTCGAAGGAGAAGGTGGATCCGGGCGCCGTGCACTGGGCATCGTAGACGCGCTTCGCGGGCGAGTTTTCCGGCAGGTAGGCCAGGTGGTGGACCTTCGCGACCTTGGGGTGCTCGCTCAGGAACCTGGCGACGATCTCGCCGTTGCGGTTCGCCGCGCTCATGCGCAGGGCGAGGGTCTCGAGGGAGCGGCCGATCATCCAGCAGGAATGCGGGTCGAGCTGGGTGCCGATGGCCGACCGCAGCAGGCGGACGGGCTTCATCAGCTCCTTCGAGCCGAGCGCCGCGCCCGCGATGAGGTCGGAGTGGCCGCCCACGTACTTCGTCAGCGAGTAGAGCGAAATGTCGGCGCCGTGCTGGATCGGCTTCTGGTAGAGCGGGCCGAGCAGGGTGTTGTCGCACAGGATGACCGGGCGGTGGCCGCCCTGGGCGGCGGCGGTCTCCTCGGCGACCCGGCGGATCATGGCGATGTCGACGAGGGTGTTGAGCGGGTTCGAGGGCGTCTCGATGAGGACGACCGAGACCCGCCCCTTGGCCCGCGCCGCCTCGGCGGCGGAGCGGACGCTCTTCTCATCGATCCCGTCCCCGAAGCCGACCGAGTGGATGCCCAGATTGGCGAGGGTCTTGGCGATCAGGGTCTCCGTGCCGCCGTAGAGCGGCTGCGAGTGCAGGATCACGTCGCCGGGCCGGGCGAAGGCGAGGATCGTGGTCGAGATCGCCGACATGCCCGACGAGAAGAGGAGGCCCGCCTCCGTTTCCTCGAAGATGGCGAGGCGGTCCTCGACGATCTCGGAATTGGGGTGGTTGAAGCGGGAATAGACCAGGCCCGCAGCCTCGCCCTGGGGCGGCTCGCGGCGGCCGGCCACGTAGTCGAAGAACTCCTTGCCGTGCTCGGCGCTGGTGAACACGAAGGTGGAGGTCAGGAAGACCGGGGGCTTCACGGCGCCTTCCGACAGGCTCGGGTCGTAGCCGTAGCCGAGCATGAGGGTCTCGGGCCTCAGCTTGTGGTTGCCGATGCGATCCTTGTGGTAGCGGTTGTAGGGCATGGTGCGAGTCCTCTCCTTTCGAACCGACTTACCCTATGAGGACGGTTGCCGAAAGGTGACGTCTGGACATAGTTTCGGGACGGTGCACCCGGCCGCCCGGCCGGCGGACGATTGACGAGGCGAAGGACGAAGGGAAGGGCTATGGCGCGTTTCGAAGGCACCGATACCTATGTGGCCACCGAGGACCTGAAGGTCGCGGTCAACGCCGCCATCGTCCTCGAGCGGCCGCTCCTGGTGAAGGGCGAGCCCGGAACCGGCAAGTCGGTCCTCGCCGAGGAGGTCGCCAAGGCCCTCGGGGCGCCGCTGCTGACCTGGCACGTCAAGTCGACCACCAAGGCCCAGCAGGGCCTCTACGAATACGACGCCGTCTCGCGCCTGCGCGACAGCCAGCTCGGCGACCCGCGGGTGTCGGACATCCGCAACTACATCAGGCGCGGCAAGCTGTGGGAGGCCTTCGAGTCCGAGCGGCGGCCGGTCCTGCTGATCGACGAGATCGACAAGGCCGACATCGAGTTCCCGAACGACCTGCTGCTCGAACTCGACCGCATGGAGTTCCACGTCTACGAGACCGGGGAGACGGTGCGGGCGAAGCGGCGCCCGGTGGTCATCATCACCTCCAACAACGAGAAGGAGCTGCCGGACGCCTTCCTGCGCCGCTGCTTCTTCCACTACATCCGCTTCCCCGATGCCGAGACCATGGCGCGGATCGTCGAGGTCCATTATCCCGGCCTCAAGCGCCGCCTCATCGAGGAGGCCCTGCGCATCTTCTTCGAGGTGCGCGAGACGCCGGGCCTGAGGAAGAAGCCGTCCACCTCCGAGCTCCTGGACTGGCTGAAGCTCCTCGTCTCCGAGGACATCGGCCCTGAGCAGCTGCGCGAGCGCGATACCCGCAAGCTCATTCCGCCGCTGCACGGCGCGCTCCTGAAGAACGAGCAGGACGTGAGCCTCTTCGAGAAGCTCGCCTTCCTGGCGCGGCGGGAAGGGCGCTGAGCGGCCATGCTTCGTCTCCTCCTCCTCCGCCATGCGAAATCCTCCTGGCCCGCGGGCGTTCTCGACGTGGAGCGTCCGCTCTCGCCGCGCGGGCGCAAGGCGGCGGTGCTCATGGGCGACTATCTCAAGGAGGAGCGGCTCGTTCCCGATCTCGCGCTGATCTCTCCCGCGCGCCGAACGGAGGAGACCTGGGACCTCGTCCAGCCGGCCCTGGGGGAGGTGGAGTGCCGCCGCGAGCCGCGCCTCTACGAGGCGACGGCCGCGCGCCTGCTCACCGTCGTCCAGGAGGTGAACCCGGTCAACCGCAGGCTCCTGATGATCGGCCACAATCCGGGGTTCGAGGACCTCGCGAAGATGCTCATCGGCGACGGCACGCCGGAGGATTGCAGCCGCCTTTCCGGGAAGCTCCCGACCGCCGGTCTCGTGGTGGTCGACTTTCCCGGTACGGGCTGGGAGGACGTGAAGGCGCACAGCGGTCGCCTGGAGCGCTTCGTCACCCCCAAGTCCCTCGGGGCCGGCGAGGACGATTAGTCCGCTCGTCCCGCCGCCATGGAACGGCCATCCTCCGGGATGAACCTTCCGGAAGGAGTGCCGTTGTGCACAATGCACTCACGGGGAAACAAGCCTTCACGGGCCCATCCGGACCATGCTGCCTCATACCCTCGCCGCATTGCTGATGGCCGGCAGCGCGCTCGCGGCC is a genomic window containing:
- a CDS encoding 2Fe-2S iron-sulfur cluster-binding protein, with protein sequence MVKITFIDPEGTARTVEAEEGSTVMEAAVRNGIPGIEAECGGACSCATCHVYVDEEWEAATGSPQPMEEDMLDFAYDVRPNSRLSCQIRVRPELDGLVVRTPIRQG
- a CDS encoding universal stress protein, with protein sequence MFKTILVPVDLAEVEAARPAIDRAVELAQASDGTIRLIYVRSVVPVTYMEFVPPTFDEEQQSDAERKLADVAATVNLPSDRVSAVVRLGSTYGEVLSEAEKTGTDLIVVGSHRPSMATYLLGSNASTIVRHARCSVLVVRA
- a CDS encoding vWA domain-containing protein — protein: MFLNFFTELRAARVPVSLREYLSFLEALDEDLADKKVEEFYYLSRACLVKDERHYDRFDQVFGQVFKGLETLGRAMEEEAAIPEEWLRRLAERYLTEEEKRQIEAMGWEKLWETLRQRLKEQQGRHQGGNKWIGTAGTSPYGAYGYNPEGVRIGQEGNRNFRAVKVWDRREFKDFDDSVELGVRNMRLALRRLRRFARTGAPEELDLDETIHETAHRGYLDVRLRPERRNAVKVLLFLDVGGSMDWHVEAAEELFSAARLEFKHFEHFYFHNCVYEYLWKENRRRFEERIPTLDVIRTYPADYRAVFVGDASMSPYEIKMPGGSVEHWNEEPGQVWLERILNHFPRAVWLNPVPRPQWGYTQSIALLRQIFSDRMFPLTLEGIDQAMRELVR
- a CDS encoding cation:proton antiporter: MAAAINLQAYQEPILFLATAGIVVPLFHRLRVSPVLGYLAAGMLLGPFGLGRLVPAHPWIDWITFTNPEGTSHIAEFGVVFLLFTIGIELSWQRLRTLRRLVFGFGSLQAILCAAALGALAFHLVGSVAGAILVGLALALSSTAIVIPVIAEQKRLNTPVGRASFSALLFQDLAVAPILFTIAVLDADKPEITTASLAWALLQAVLALGAIVGLGRLVLRPFFQLVSATKSPELFMAACLLVVLVTSLVAAASGLSMALGAFLAGVLLSETEYRRAVDVTIQPFKGLLLGVFFVSVGMSLDPMRLLEAPALILAVAAATIAVKALLIALLARPFGLSAPDAVETGLLLGPSGEFGLVILGSAVGAGLVPAGIGQNLLVVTTLTMVAIPLLARLGRRLSRRLELRRPLDPELTVMPAPAEPGRVIVAGYGRVGQLVGDMLERHKVPYVAIDMDPVRVAAERRAGRPVYFGDGSYPELLRACGIEQARALVITLDAPSAIEGVVSAARRERPDITIVSRARDARHAAELYRRGVDDAVPETIEASLQLSEAVLSDIGVPMGLVIASIHERRDEFRALLKESSVRRGQDRTEFRARRTVGKAAPAAAAGPGETAGRARP
- a CDS encoding cystathionine gamma-synthase family protein, whose product is MPYNRYHKDRIGNHKLRPETLMLGYGYDPSLSEGAVKPPVFLTSTFVFTSAEHGKEFFDYVAGRREPPQGEAAGLVYSRFNHPNSEIVEDRLAIFEETEAGLLFSSGMSAISTTILAFARPGDVILHSQPLYGGTETLIAKTLANLGIHSVGFGDGIDEKSVRSAAEAARAKGRVSVVLIETPSNPLNTLVDIAMIRRVAEETAAAQGGHRPVILCDNTLLGPLYQKPIQHGADISLYSLTKYVGGHSDLIAGAALGSKELMKPVRLLRSAIGTQLDPHSCWMIGRSLETLALRMSAANRNGEIVARFLSEHPKVAKVHHLAYLPENSPAKRVYDAQCTAPGSTFSFDVKGGEAEAFKVLNALQVFKLAVSLGGTESLISHPASTTHSGVPKETRDRLGVTDATIRVSIGIEHPDDLVADLSQALATLG
- a CDS encoding AAA family ATPase, which produces MARFEGTDTYVATEDLKVAVNAAIVLERPLLVKGEPGTGKSVLAEEVAKALGAPLLTWHVKSTTKAQQGLYEYDAVSRLRDSQLGDPRVSDIRNYIRRGKLWEAFESERRPVLLIDEIDKADIEFPNDLLLELDRMEFHVYETGETVRAKRRPVVIITSNNEKELPDAFLRRCFFHYIRFPDAETMARIVEVHYPGLKRRLIEEALRIFFEVRETPGLRKKPSTSELLDWLKLLVSEDIGPEQLRERDTRKLIPPLHGALLKNEQDVSLFEKLAFLARREGR
- a CDS encoding SixA phosphatase family protein, whose translation is MLRLLLLRHAKSSWPAGVLDVERPLSPRGRKAAVLMGDYLKEERLVPDLALISPARRTEETWDLVQPALGEVECRREPRLYEATAARLLTVVQEVNPVNRRLLMIGHNPGFEDLAKMLIGDGTPEDCSRLSGKLPTAGLVVVDFPGTGWEDVKAHSGRLERFVTPKSLGAGEDD